One segment of Solanum stenotomum isolate F172 chromosome 1, ASM1918654v1, whole genome shotgun sequence DNA contains the following:
- the LOC125853812 gene encoding WAT1-related protein At3g30340-like, with protein sequence MKSYVECYPIFIMLAIDFAFAISNILLKKIIMDGMNHLVFITYRQAISTIFLAPVAFFLEKNTRPKLTPQILCNLFLSAIVGASVTQYLFLLGMEYTSATFSCAFLNMVPVITFLMALPFGLETINIKHGSGIAKALGTLVCVGGAFLLTFYKGIPLVHFSDQQSVSSSSEGDISSSKIKERWILGSLALFAGTLLWSSWFLLQTFIGKKYPCKYSSTAIMTFFSAIQSAVLTFSMDRRLSIWVPKENIDMLSILYAGLIGSGMCFVGMSWCVKKRGPVFTAAFSPLVQVMAAIFDVPILHEQLHLGSVIGSVIVIAGLYFLLWGKNREMQKVVHETEEKKEKELPFKDLETNSEPRIP encoded by the exons ATGAAGAGCTATGTAGAATGCTACCCTATTTTTATTATGTTGGCAATCGATTTTGCTTTTGCCATTAGTAACATACTTCTCAAGAAGATTATAATGGATGGGATGAACCATTTGGTCTTCATAACTTATCGGCAGGCCATTTCAACCATTTTTTTAGCCCCAGTTGCTTTCTTTCTGGAAAA GAACACGAGACCAAAACTTACCCCTCAAATCTTGTGTAACCTTTTTTTGAGTGCCATTGTTGG GGCATCTGTTACGCAATATTTATTCCTTCTTGGCATGGAATACACATCTGCAACTTTCTCATGTGCCTTTCTCAACATGGTTCCTGTGATCACATTCCTTATGGCATTACCTTTTGG GTTAGAGACTATCAACATCAAACATGGAAGTGGAATAGCCAAAGCACTTGGTACACTAGTATGCGTTGGAGGTGCCTTCCTACTGACTTTTTACAAAGGCATCCCTTTGGTTCATTTTTCAGACCAACAATCTGTATCTTCATCTTCAGAAGGAGACATTAGTTCCtcgaaaataaaagaaagatggATCCTTGGTTCTCTGGCCTTGTTTGCAGGGACACTTTTGTGGTCTTCGTGGTTCCTTCTCCAAACGTTTATTGGAAAGAAATATCCATGCAAGTACTCTAGCACTGCTATTATGACCTTCTTTAGCGCCATACAATCGGCTGTCTTGACTTTTTCCATGGACAGAAGACTATCCATTTGGGTTCCAAAGGAAAATATAGATATGCTGAGTATCCTCTATGCT GGATTAATAGGTTCAGGAATGTGCTTTGTGGGAATGTCATGGTGTGTCAAGAAGAGGGGTCCTGTCTTCACTGCAGCATTCAGTCCTCTTGTCCAAGTTATGGCAGCCATATTCGACGTTCCCATCCTCCACGAACAACTCCATCTTGGAAG TGTAATAGGATCGGTTATCGTAATTGCTGGTTTATATTTTCTGCTCTGGGGCAAGAACAGAGAAATGCAAAAAGTTGTCCATGAAACtgaagagaaaaaagagaaggagTTGCCCTTCAAAGATCTAGAAACCAATTCTGAACCCAGGATCCCTTGA
- the LOC125853840 gene encoding uncharacterized protein LOC125853840 → MADSNYVDREKQKQADNDIKDMISSLTKRLTGLQRVHKATSGGDSGQNLQGDDEDDHGTRIITLAGTNVGASMRGEMDEKAGIEGVSPGENEALKTYVNSNFQSINNSIMMGGSYCTNDPGVHLDITDHVDEQVPKPQGYKNKKGKKSDHHYEHSE, encoded by the coding sequence ATGGCTGACTCAAATTATGTTGATAGGGAGAAGCAAAAGCAAGCAGACAATGATATCAAGGACATGATCTCTTCTCTGACTAAACGTCTAACCGGCCTCCAACGCGTGCACAAGGCAACATCAGGAGGAGACTCAGGCCAGAATCTTCAAGgtgatgatgaagatgatcatGGCACCAGAATCATCACTCTAGCTGGAACCAATGTGGGAGCCAGCATGCGCGGTGAGATGGATGAGAAAGCTGGGATCGAAGGCGTTTCACCAGGGGAAAATGAGGCCTTAAAAACATATGTGAACAGCAATTTCCAGTCCATCAACAATTCCATCATGATGGGTGGTAGCTATTGTACTAATGACCCTGGTGTTCATTTGGACATCACTGATCATGTGGATGAACAAGTCCCAAAACCACAAGGATATAAAAACAAGAAAGGCAAGAAAAGTGACCATCACTATGAACATTCAGAATAG